CGCTCCTTTCGTCCTCATGGCCTGGGCTCAGCCTCTTGCTCAAAGTGCATCcctctccctgtctcctgcgGGCTCCAACAGCCATTGGGATGGGTGAAAGGGAAAATGCCCAGGGTAGGAGGAATGGGGCCACATCTGCTGGGATGcaagcagggaaggagaagagccaTCCCCTCCACAGAGCAGGCAGCCTAATCCTGCCAGGATCCAATTGTTTTTCGGTGgttgggctttttgttttgtgctgGGCTGTGTTCCTGGGAGGAAATGAATCTGCCCTCCGGTACAATACCAATCAGTCTCAAGGCTGTGGCAGCAGCGTCTCCGGGCCACACTGCTCCCTTTGGAAGatgaaaagagattaaaattcaattttaaattGAGCCCAGCTGGGAAGTCTTGCTTCCTGCCTGGACAAAGGAGGTGGAacggctgccccctccctgcATCTCATCTTCAAGGCTGCTGCAACGCAGGGAAGTTGCTGTCCTGGGGCACAGGCAGGGGGAGAAATCCTAAGCCTAGCTTCAGTGCCAGGGATGTGCCGTCTCTGGCCATGAGCGCTGGTGGAGGAGGCTGTTTTTGGGAGCAGCAGGCACTGTTGTGTGCAAGGCTGGGGACTGTAGCTCCAGGGTCAGGCTTTTCTCCTTGGTGCCTGGAAGCTGTGCTGCCCCCAGCACCTTCTACCTGCCCCATCTCCTTTCAGATCGCCCGGCTGGAGCAGACCTGGATGGTGCTGCGGCAGCGGCACACGGAGGGTGCGATCCTCTATGAGAAGAAGCTTAAGCCTTTCCTGAAGAGCCTGAATGAAGGGAAAGGTAACAGGAGCAGCTGCCCTTATCTCActtgctttctccttcccacttTTGTCTGAGCATGGCGTCACTCTTTGAGAGCTCTGACCCTCTCCCAGCTAGTGCCAGACACTTCCCCTCTGGCTGCTGAACCGCCCCAGGACTCGGCAGAGCCCGTCTGGCCTTGTTTGCCCCTTCCTTCCCGAGGAAGCACTTCATAACTAAATAAAACCAGCAGCTGAGCCAAACCCTCATGCTTGCATGGCGGTGAGTGCCAAACCAAGGGACAGGACAGCCAGCTGGAAAGATGAAAAGCCTTGTGTCTCTAGTGCCTGGTGCCCTGTGGTCTGCAAACCTGCTCCTCATTGCAGCCCCGGGAAATACAGCCTGAGCAGGGCCATCagctttcccttcccagcacagccagaaaccctggctgggaggagctggTGTTAAACGAGGCGATGGCCCCAGGCACAGCGATCGAATagacacagcagctgctgtgtccagctgagcCTTTAAGCCTCTCCTGGGAGCATGGTGGCAGCCTGGCTTCATGGCAGTGTTTGGCCACATGAGCACTCcacagggagatggggagggggacacagtGTCAGGGGGCCATGCAGGGTCCTAAGAGTGCCTCTCTCCCCAGAAGGGCCACCACTGACCAACACCACCTTTCCCCACATCATACCTCTTGTGACTCTCCTGGAGCGGGATGAGGCTCTCACGGAAAGCCCCGAGTCCTGGGAGGCCACCGACAATGGCGTGGAGGTGGTCATGGCCCACCTGGAGGCAGCACGGATGGTGGCCCACCATGGTGGGCTCTACCACACCAATGCTGAGGTGAAGCTGCAGGGTAAGCAGTGGGGACAGCAAAGCCCTTTCCCTCTGCCACATTCCCAGtgtgcagctccagcaccaggaTGGAGCATCCCACAGGTGCAGGGGATCCCATCCCAGGGAACTGACTTTCCCTCTTGCAGGTTTCCAGGGCAGAGCGGAGCTGCTGGAAATCTTCAGCACCGAGTTCCAGCTGCGACTGCTCTGGGGCAGCCGTGGGgctgagagcagccaggctgagcGCTACGAGAAGTTCGACAAGGTCCTCACTGCCCTGTCTCACAAGCTGGAGCCAGCGGTGCGCTTCAGCGAGCTGTAACCCTCCAGACCCTCGgagacccccagctcccagcctgtgTCTCACCAGTGGCTGTGGGGTAAGGGAAGGGACCGGGCACGCAGCaccaggaggaggagagatggCCCAGAAAGGCACTGAGGTGCAGGTCAGCAATTTTGAgacaaagaggaggaaaaacagcCACCTCAAATCTACCACCCACCTCTTCAGGACACAAGGCAGGGGTCCACATCGCTACCCTGAAGGGTGGGGACAGTGTCTGGGCAGGCCAGCACCGGCCTCCaccacccagccctgccgagGTCCATGACTACATGGTGCCCCTCACCTCAccctttggttttgttttattccatCTCCGTCTTGCCCACAGCTTCTGGATCCTGTGTGTAAATATCACGATTACTTCTTGATGTACAGACTTGTGAAGGATGGTCCTTGTTGTAAATAATTAGGCTTATTCATTTTGTCATGTAAATACATGTACATATCTCATGGGTTTGGTTCTTACATCCAATAAACTTTTATCCCGTTCCTCAAGGGGACCCCCCTGTCCTGTGGGTGTCCTTTAAAGGAGCCCCCCAGGGGAGCAGAGCATGGGAGGGGCTGACAGGGGGAACCACCATGCTGAACCCAGCCCTACCTGGCCCCAGACCCCACAGTGGCCCAGTGACAGCCCGTCTGAGGAGGGCTGTGTGgtctcacagaatcacagaatggttcaggttggaagggaccacagtgagtcatctggtcccacctccctgtggactccacaccctctctggacaatctgttccagtgcatgCTCACtcgcacagtaaagaagttttgccttgtgttcaggtggaactGAACGCAGTTTCTGGGCATCAGTTTCtacccattgcctcttgtctgCAGCACCACTGACCAGAGCCTGGTCCATCTTCTTGGCACCCCGCTTAggtatatatacatacacagatagataaatagatagatagatacagAGATAGATATAGAAGACTGAGCAGAGatgcaggatcacctccctgacCGGCTGTTAATGCTCTTCCTATTCCACCCCAGGATTCCACTGGCCTTGCTGGCCctcagggcacactgctggctcagacAGCTTGTTGTCCGCCAGGACCCCTattccttccctgcagagctgctttctgtgTCAGCCCCCAACCGCTAACAGCGTTCGGGGTTGTTCCTCCCTAAGTGTGCAGGGCCCTGCATTTGCCCttgctgaatttcagaaggCTCTTCTCTGCGAGGGGGTCCCGGGTCCCCAAGGCACgaggggacgggggggacaggggggcacaggagggcccaggggggcacaggggagcacaggggggcacaggggggcccaggggagcacaggggggcacaggggggcacaggggggcccAGGATGGcacaggggggcacagggaccctGCCCGGGTGGGAGGCGGGGCGATACGGGCCAGGCCCCGCCCCTGTTACGTCACCGCCCGCGTTctgccccgccccctccggcccCGCCTCCGCGCGGGGCACGCTGGGAGCTGTAGTGTGGGCGGtgccggggccgcggccgctATGGCCCCTGCAGCGGCTCCGGGCCCGCTCCGGCTCCTGTTGGTGCTGCTggcggccgccgcccgccccgccgccgcctggGACCTGTGGGCGCTGCGCTGCGGCTTCTCGGCGGACTGCGAGTGTGGCTTCGGGCCCGACCTGCGCGGTCAGCGGGAGCGGCCGGCCGGGAAGGGGGTCTGGGTGCAGGGGgagccccggggcggggggcgcgcaGCCGCCGAGGCCGGGAGGTAGCAGCGAAGGGATCCCGGGAGCCAGCGCGTCTCCAGGAGAGCCTTCCCAGGGACGTCCCTGGAGCGGGGTCTCCCGGCCGTGCAGCAACCGGGACCGACAGGGCCCAGCTGGGCGGACCCCAGGGACGGGACGAGCGATGACAACCCGCGGTCTCCAAGTCCCGGTTTCACTTCGTTTCAGGTCTGGAGTTTGACTTGGCCACCAGCCTGGTGGGGCAGCCCCTGGTGAGGCAGCAGGTGATGAAGGGGGTGAGGGAGTTCCTGGAGAACCCGAATCCAGTGAAACCCCTCGTGATGTCCTTCCATGGCTCGACGGGAACAGGCAAAACCTACGTGAGCTCCATGCTCATCCGCTACCTCTTCCAGAGTGGGCTCCAGAGCCCCTATGTTCACCATTTCTCCCCCATAGTGCATTTCCCCCACGCTGAGCAGATAGAGCAGTACAAGGTAAGGGCCACCGCTCAGCAGTGCCACTTAGCTGGGGGTTTTTCGCTATGTCTGTCTTGAACATATGCATTCAAGCTGTTTCCCGAAGTGCAGTAGGAATAAAAGCTCTTTGTTTTACCCTCTCAGACAAACACAGCTGAGTGAGTGGCTCCATACAATGGCCGAATGATCCACTAGTAACTGGGATGTACTCAGTTATCACTTTCGTCCTCTCCACAGCAGTCCTTGTCCTGATCATGTTCTCATTCTCAAATATTTACACAGCTCTTTGAATGCACAGACAAAAGTGCTTGGCTTAGATGAAAGGCACTAAAATTTTCCCATTGCTTTCTAAACAGCCTGATGGCTGTAAAAACCTGCATATCACTAGACTTGTAATCCCCTCCTCACAGAGCACACAGCTCCCAAACAACAGTTCCAGACTCTCCATGGTGCCATTCTGTCTCTTGAagctgagaaaggagagaaaacaaaatgccAGATTCTCACCAGAGTGGGGATTCAGCACACCTGGACCTATAGTTTCTGGGTGTTTGGAGAAGTTATTTGTTGTGTTGTGTCCTTAGAGGAAATGCTTTTGGAAAAGTAAATCCCTTCCTGGCTGAAGTGCTTCAGTGAGGAGTTATGCATGCCCCCAGGCAATGTGAGTGGTTTTTTGTGGGCTGGGAAGCACCTTCAGCCGTGATAAAGAGCCAGAGCTGTTCTGGGTCAGTGCAGGCACTGTTTCTGCATCCAGACAGGAGCTGGCAAGAAGCTGGGAACTGTGTAGATACAACAGGGAATGGGAAGAACGTGGGAAACTGTAGGAGTCTGAATCTCCAGCTTTAGTGTGCTGCTTCCTTCTTTAAATCTGTAATAAAAGACCTACAGTGGGCTAATAAAGCTGGTACACAGCCACTGTGTGAAACCCAGAATAAAGGGGCCTCCCCAGCACTGGCTGTTTGAGCTCCTAGTGGGTGGTGCTCTGCAGAGACACGCTGCTCTCAGCACCTTTGGCTCTGCTTGAGCTCCTGCCTCAGCCTGTGCTCTGCGGTGCCTGAGCCTCCCTCGCCATCTCGATGCCTTACAGCTTGGTGGGTGTTTTTCCTAGGAAAGCCTGAAGCGCTGGATCCAAGGGAACTTGACCAACTGTGGACGGTCAGCCTTTCTCTTTGATGAGATGGACAAGATGCACCCAGGCCTGATTGATGTGATCATGCCATTCCTGGGACCCTCATGGGTTGTGTACGGGACCAACTACCGCAAAgccatcttcatcttcatcaggTGAGAGAGGCCTCTCCATGGGGCCTTCCAGCTCATAGCTGCTCATTTGGGCAGAGGTTGCACCTACTTCAGGGCATACACTTATTTTGCCTTTCCTTCTCCAAGCCTTGATCCTCCACAAATGCCAAGAGATGCTATCTCACTGTGAACAGACAGATCTGGAGAGTGTGAAAAAGCCTCCTCTGCATGTTATTTGGCTGTCTCTACAGGAGTTATTTtgggccaggcagctgggagctgccgGCTTGCACTCTGCAGGCTGGTGGGTGTCAGGTGCCACCTGAGACACCATTTTCCTGGGTACACACTGGATAagcctctcatttttgtgcAGCAATGCAGGAGGGGAGCAGATCAACAACGTGACATTGGCTCTGTGGCGTGCTCGCAAGGACAGGGAGGAGATCAGCCTGCAGGACCTGGAGCCAGCCATCTCCAAGGCCATGTTTGAAAACCCTCAGAGTGAGTCCATGGAGCTGAGCTCTTCTTGTagccccacagcccagcacaggtaGCCACACCTGTTCTAGGAAGCCACCCACACCACCTGCCACCTCCCAGGCAGCCCGAAAGGGACAAGGGGGTTTTGAGGGATTGGAACTGTGATCCCATTGAGGTTTCCTGGCAAAGGGAACCAGCTTCTGAGCCAGCAGACCTGTTGCCATATTTAGCAAAGTTCTTTGGAGACAAGGTGTGTTTGCAGCTGGAGGCTGGCAGACAGCACAGCACACTTGCCAGAACGGCACTGAGCTATATTGATCCCTGCCTGGATCTCCTTACTTTGCCCTtagcacagggagcagagcttaAATTCTGACTAGACAAGCTAAATCCCCCCATTCCAGGAGAACAAGTCTGTTTGGGGGAGAGGTGACAAATGATGGGTTCAACCCTCTCCTTGTACAAAACCAGCAGATCTCTCTTCAGCAGAGTATTTTGCCTTCCCACAAAGCAGCTCTTTGAATTGCAAGGACTGCAGAGATCTCTGAAGGTAAaactttctcctcctttccttgtGCAGGTGGCTTCTGGAAATCTGGGATCATTAATGAACATCTCATTGATTTTGTTGTGCCTTTCCTGCCACTGAAGCACCACCACGTAAAGCAGTGCGTAGTCAGCGAGCTTGTCCAGCAAGGCCTCGAAGTACGTCCAGGTGTTGTCCAGGAAGTGGCTGACAGCATCCCCTACTTCCCAGAAGAAGAGAAATTATTCTCATCAACAGGCTGCAAAACAGTGGCCTCTCGcatcagttttttcttctagtCACTGGCAAGGGCCTCTCTCAGATCCATACAGAACTAGAAAGCACCCAGGGCTGGTGGGATGAGCAGTGGGAATGGTGTGTCAGTCTCCACAGCACAAGTGCTCTCCTGGTGAACTCTCTCCAGCCCCAAGGAGGCCACTGCAGAATGCAGCTGCGGGACCAAGTGCAAATGATGTGATTTAAAGCACTTTATTGGTTCACTCCTGGCCAGGTAAGGGTGGAGCCACCACCTGATACATCTGTGATGACATGGGGAAGATGCTCAGAGGGTCTGCAGTGTCAGGGAGGTTCTCACCCTGTCAGCAGCACCCACCTGCAGCTCTCCCCACTTCTGGCAGCTGTTGATACCGTTAAGATTCTGAGCCCACAGAAGAATATTTCTTCCTTACAGcattttaacagtttttaaaaaaaacctttttaagCGTAGCTATGCCTCAGCTCCTTGGCACAATGTGAGTACCGGTGCTGATTCCTGTGAACACCTCAACGTGGCAACAAAGTTTTCTTTTCAAGGAAGTTTTAGAACCACCCACATCCAGTTTCCTTTCAGTGTGAATAGGTGCTGGTAGGGACCAGTTTCAACATCAAGTAAGAGGGGTAATGTGGGAGAGGGCAACACCTGATCTGCCATGAGCCAGGCTCCCCTACCACCCCTTCACCCATCTTTCCCCTAAGGGTTAAAGGATTTCCCTGTAGCAAACcaggaaaacaacaacaaaagtcttcttgcttttttttaccATGAAGAATTTCATCCTACCTCCAGGGAAGCCCACAGTGCTGCTAATGGTTTTGAAAATGCCTTTTATTCAGTGATGGTTTCTACAGCAGAGTTGGTGCTAATTTTATTCAGTGATGGTTTCTACAGCAGAGTTGGTGCTATGAGCTGTGGAGCCTCTTGTACATCCTTCTGCTGGGCCAGCACCCATTCAGCTGCTGGGGAGTGTCACAATGGGGGACCTGGGGACAAGCTAGAGAAGATTAGTGCTCCAGACTGCCAAGTATGGGATGTGCAGCCTGGCTTTTGCCCAGATTTTAATATCCTCTGTGCTTTTATGGAATAATAGGTCAGAGGAAGCAGAGTCATTCACTCTCTAGGAACAACCTGCATAAGGGATGGGCGTAGGGGTACTTTGCAAAGCTTGCAATGCTCTGCTTTTCCCTGTACGGAAATGAGCTGACAGTGCTTGGGACCATTCCAGCTCCGGGCCCTGAGCTTTAGGGATTTTAGACACCACCCAAAGGCTGCCCAGGAGCTGGCCAAAGACAGAGGCAAAAATTCTGCCTCTTCCAAAAATATTACacatttctaattttaaaataaatctttttaagAAACAAACAGTCGAGGTCTTTACTTGGATTCCCGACTGCAGGTAGTGTGAAAGGACTTGGAAAATAAGCAATTTCACAGTGATGTGTTGCTGGGCTGGGTGAACCGTCCCAATGCCCTGGAAGAAAGCTCTGCCCTCCTGGCAGGGCCAGGACCCACCCAGGGCTGAAAGATGGCTTGCGGGAGTGTGAGGAGTGATGTGTTCCCCCATCAACCCGTATCCCGagggcaggcacaaacacacaaaaacacaCACAGTCCTGGGCATTCACTGCTCCTGCAAGTCCCTCGGGGACCCTCTACAGAGCCTCTCCCGGCTCGAGGGCGTTCCCAGGCCGCGGCCCCCAGTAACGCCCGGGCTGCGCCTCGCTTTCTCCACCACGACCACATCTAGGACCAGCCGGCCCGCGGGACATTATCAACAGTGGCGACCGCGACACCGCGACACCGCCCCCGACACCGCCACAAGCGACACCGACACCGCCACAGCGACACCGCCACAGCGCCAGCGCCCCGCCTCCCGCAAGAAAGATGGCGGCCTTGCCCGTAACCAAGATGGCggcagggggcggggcggcgtggAGGGGCGTCGGCGGCGCGCGGGCGTGACGTCACGCGGGCAAGGAGGGGGATGCCGGCGGCCGAGCTGgcggggcgcgcgcgcgcgctcgtggggcgggcggggccgcgcgccatggtgagggcggggggggggaatgggggggcaGCGAGGCCGTGAGGGGAGCGGGGGGCAGtgggggctgtgaggggagcccagggagccgGACTGTGAGGGGAGCGGGGGAATCGGGGGAACGGGGCTGTGAGGAGAACAGGGTGGATCAGGACTGTGAGGGGAGCGGCGGAATCGGGGGAACGGGGCTGTGAGGAGAACAGGGTGGAGCTGGACTGTGAGGGGAGTGCCGGGGGAAATCAGGTCGGGGCGAGCACACGGGCGGTCAGGGCTGTGAGGGAGGCACCGAGGGAAGAGAGACAGAAGGGAATGCTGTGGGGATTGAGGCTGTGACGACTCAGCCAGCTGTGGGGAGGATGGAGGGAGCAGGTCTGAGATATGCTGGGGGGGATCAGGCCCGTGCAGGGGTCAGGGGCCTCATGGTGGCCCGTCAGAGCCCTGTTGACACCTTACACGCAGGTGGCCGGCCTGGGCAACTACGGGCTGTGGGGCACACGGCACAGCGTGGGCATGGAGGTGCTGGACCGGCTGGCCCGGCAGCTGGCGGTGGCCGAGGGCTGGCGAATGGACAAGCGGTGCTGCGCTGACGTGACCCTGGCCACGGCCCACGGCCTAGAGCTGGTGCTGCTCAAGCCACGGAGGTTCATGAACCTCAATGGGCTCAGCGTcgccagtgctggtgagcaGCTGGGTCAGCCTCAAAGCCTCTAGTGCCACCAGCCCCCTGTGAcagccctgctgtccccatgccctccacagctctgcaggatcAGGGCCCGGTGAGTCTGTCTCCCTCTCATTTCTTGGGTTGTATTTCTGTTTCCAAAGCTGAGATCTACAACCTTGGCCCAGAAGACATTTACCTGGTTCACGACGACCTGGACAAGGCCCTGGGCAAGGTGGCAATCAAGCTGGGAGGCAGCGCAAGGTATGGGGTAGCCCCAGCTCTCTGATTTCGTGAGCTGGTTTGAGGCTTTAACATGCCCTAACAGGCTCATGAGCTGTTCTTGGCCCCATCCCACCAGCCTTGCAATGTTTTCAGCTCTTGTCCTGGGCTCGATCCATAGCAGAGGCAACAGCTGGCTGTTTGGGCAGCCTCCCAgttcctgccctggcagggagggcagggagcctCCTGGAAGCGGCTGTGGGCTGGATTCAGCCCATTGACAGCACCACATGGGCTTTTTATAGCACTCTGCCTCCACTGTGCCTGCCCAGCGCCAGCTCCTGGGGCAGGCTGCAGACATTTAACCTAGGAAAGCTTCCACTGCGGGACGGGGCAGGTATGGCACTGGGCCCCAGTGCTCAGTCACACATCCACCGGCTGCGGCAAGAGCCGACATGCACTTCCCTCAAACCCCCAGCCAACTGCTgtgagcccccagggctggatgTTCCTTCAGTACCAGGACATGGGGATTGCAGCCCCTGGCTGGGAccacattcccacattcctgCAGCAGGAGACCCCAGGGCTAtactgggggggagggggtgtctCTTAGTGTCCTACAGACTAACCGtggattttctctttctctcccaaGGGGACACAACGGGGTCCAATCCTGCATCAATGCTTTGCACTCCAACGTGAGTGGGCCTCATTGGAAGGGGATCAATCCTGTGCCCCCCTCAATGCATGGCTtgtccccccccatttttctgaCTCCCCTAAGAcaagccccagctccctttccccccccccccccccttttctccctccccttCTTCTCAGAGGGTTTGGCCGCCGTGGAGGACATGGAAACAATTAGCTTGAGGGGCTCCGCCAGGTCTGGCAGGAGCCTGGGATCTCAGCACAGCCCAGAAAAAGCCTCTTCCAAAATCATGTTTCTTGGAGCAAGCACTGAAAACCACCTGGAAAACATGAAGAGCTGCTCCCTTGCTGCCCAGCCCCAGTCTCAGCACTGTCACCTTGCCTAGCTCTGTCTGAACACTTGAGGGGAAGCTCCCCAGcactcttcctttctctccagGAGATGACCCGGCTCAGAATTGGCATTGGGCGGCCAGAGGGTGATGTGACAGTGCCCAACTATGTCCTGTCTCTGTTCAGTGCTGGGGAGCGGGAGAAGCTGGAGCAGATCCTGGCCCAGGCAGTGACCTGCCTGCTGGAGCACATACAGAGCCGAgtgcctgcagagccaggggacaggggctggCACAAAACCCCTGGGGACCCTTGTGGCTGATGGACAGGGTGCTGCAGGCTCTCTGGAGTGACTGTGGTATGGAGCAGAGCTGGCCCAGCTGGGCAGCCTGGCTggatgctggagcagcctcctTCCATCCCCACACCAATCCAGGCAGCTCGTGTCCCACTCGCATCCCTGCAGAGGCTCCATACCTCAGTTTGGCACAGAAATTAAATTGACCCTCATCCTGACTCTGCCCTGCTTCTGTCTCTCTTCCATGCGCCGCCTACTGAGCTTGGGTTGTCCTTGGCACTGCAGCTCAAATCCATGTTCCCATCCCTGTTCGACCAGCACAGTCTGGAGGGAGGCTTCTAGTGAGAAAGGGGAAGCAATAGAAGTTATTTCTGTAgagtccaaaggcacttcagCTTTGTTGAGAAACTGGCAAGCACGAAGAGCCTGGAATCTCATAGCATGCTGCTCTCACTGAGCTGCAGCAAGTTTCAGGGCTGGCCTCACAGTGTTTTTGAGTTCAGTGGTTTTGGCCAAAACCATGGAATTTCCAACAGCTGCGTGAGTTCTGGCTTCTCACAGACCCATTGCAGGTCTCATGGAGAGGGCTGACCGAGGCAGTGTCCTCACTGCTGTGTCCCAGAGTCCTGGACTGTGGCAGCATGTCCTGGCCAGCTCTGTATCCCACAAGTACTGAGACACCCAGCAAAGGTAGCTCCTCTCCCGCATCCCAgtgggcactggaacaagcaCTGGGACACTTGCTGGGCGATGCATGGTTACTGCTGCTTccatcctctgctccagctggcacCAGACCTTctgctccatccccagctcctgAGCTCCTCCCAGAGCACTGAGGCTGCCTGGGACcaggggaaaagctgggaagCAAAAGTGTCTCCAACCTGTCATCCCTTCCTCACCCATGTCTATACTGGCTGGGACCCTGTACTTGCAGAACAGGCACTTGGCCATctcctccctgttttccagtaGATCCACTTGGATTTTCAGGTCCCATGTGATCCGGAGCTGGTTGTTTTCCTTCACGAGGTCCCTGCTGTAGCTGTTCAACCTGCCCCAAATGATGCTTTCCTGAATCACTTGGTAGTTTCAGACATGTCACTGTGGGAGTCTGATACCAAGGCCTCCACCTGCTGTTCCATCACCTCCATTCCCAGGGGAGAGCTGAGCTCCGTGGAGATGCCACCCACCTTTCCCACCCAGATCCCAAGGGTGAGCTTCAGtcttcctccccaccccacctctctccttccctctcttttccccttACAGATTTCATTCCCAAAGTTCCCAGCTGGGGGAACTGCCAGACCCTCACCCCTGCAGCACCGAGGTGACCCCAGTGGGGTAATGCCCTGGGGACTTGGGGCAATGCCAGCACCCAGCACATCAGCTCAAACAGTCTGCTTTAATCCTCCCTGGGCTTCCACCATGGTACGAGGGACAAGCCCGGTCAGTGGCAGGAAGCCACCACGGGTGTCAGCCCAAAGTCCACTCCCCAAAGGCCAGGCTGGTGGGTGACGGCAGAGTTGGCATCACTTGGGACTGTCCTGGAGATGTGTCCTCAGTAGAGACGGAGCACAGCGCTCCTCTGGTCTCTCTCCTTGGCAGGGAAAGGCTTTCCTGGAGCAAATCCTGCCTTGGGTGGATTTGTCGCATGCAGGTTCAAAGAACCCTGGGGGGCTCTGTCCAGGGCAGCTGCAT
The sequence above is a segment of the Aphelocoma coerulescens isolate FSJ_1873_10779 chromosome 17, UR_Acoe_1.0, whole genome shotgun sequence genome. Coding sequences within it:
- the TOR2A gene encoding prosalusin isoform X2, with product MAPAAAPGPLRLLLVLLAAAARPAAAWDLWALRCGFSADCECGFGPDLRGLEFDLATSLVGQPLVRQQVMKGVREFLENPNPVKPLVMSFHGSTGTGKTYVSSMLIRYLFQSGLQSPYVHHFSPIVHFPHAEQIEQYKESLKRWIQGNLTNCGRSAFLFDEMDKMHPGLIDVIMPFLGPSWVVYGTNYRKAIFIFISNAGGEQINNVTLALWRARKDREEISLQDLEPAISKAMFENPQSESMELSSSCSPTAQHRWLLEIWDH
- the PTRH1 gene encoding peptidyl-tRNA hydrolase isoform X2 — translated: MPAAELAGRARALVGRAGPRAMVAGLGNYGLWGTRHSVGMEVLDRLARQLAVAEGWRMDKRCCADVTLATAHGLELVLLKPRRFMNLNGLSVASAAEIYNLGPEDIYLVHDDLDKALGKVAIKLGGSARGHNGVQSCINALHSNEMTRLRIGIGRPEGDVTVPNYVLSLFSAGEREKLEQILAQAVTCLLEHIQSRVPAEPGDRGWHKTPGDPCG
- the TOR2A gene encoding prosalusin isoform X1, with amino-acid sequence MAPAAAPGPLRLLLVLLAAAARPAAAWDLWALRCGFSADCECGFGPDLRGLEFDLATSLVGQPLVRQQVMKGVREFLENPNPVKPLVMSFHGSTGTGKTYVSSMLIRYLFQSGLQSPYVHHFSPIVHFPHAEQIEQYKESLKRWIQGNLTNCGRSAFLFDEMDKMHPGLIDVIMPFLGPSWVVYGTNYRKAIFIFISNAGGEQINNVTLALWRARKDREEISLQDLEPAISKAMFENPQSGFWKSGIINEHLIDFVVPFLPLKHHHVKQCVVSELVQQGLEVRPGVVQEVADSIPYFPEEEKLFSSTGCKTVASRISFFF
- the PTRH1 gene encoding peptidyl-tRNA hydrolase isoform X1, with translation MLGGIRPVQGSGASWWPVRALLTPYTQVAGLGNYGLWGTRHSVGMEVLDRLARQLAVAEGWRMDKRCCADVTLATAHGLELVLLKPRRFMNLNGLSVASAAEIYNLGPEDIYLVHDDLDKALGKVAIKLGGSARGHNGVQSCINALHSNEMTRLRIGIGRPEGDVTVPNYVLSLFSAGEREKLEQILAQAVTCLLEHIQSRVPAEPGDRGWHKTPGDPCG